The region AGCGGCGAAGCCCGGCAGGGACCTTTCTGCGTTGTCCTACGCCCAGGATCTCTCCGGTGTGCGGATTTTGGGCCAGTCCGGTCCATCCGACGGCGTTGCGGGCCAGTCGGCGGGCTTCTTCGGCGCTGATGGGGCCGTAGCCGTGCAGTTCTGCCGGCTGGTCGTCGGCTCCGAAGAGGGTCTCTGCGCTGATCAGGACCATGATTTCCGCCCGAGGTACGATTCCATCGTCCGGTCCTGTTGTGCGATCGGGTGCGCCCTCCGGGCCGTTGCCAAAGCCGGTTCCGTCCTCGTCCCGGGTGGCTGTGCCAGTGTCATTGCTGGTGTGGCCGGTGCCGGGTCGGGTTCCGGACGCGTCTCGGGTTGCGGCCTCTTCCGGGGTGCCGGGCAAATGTCTCCGGCTGCCGCCCATCAGCAGCTGCGCCAGGATGTCGGCACGCAGCTGGTCCGTGGTCCGGGAATCTCCTCCCGCCTGCTCACCCCGCGCCGCGGTACTGAGAGCGGTATAGATCTGCTGCGCTTCCGCAGCACGCAGATGAGCCGAGAGGCAGGACATGCCGTCCTCTTCGCGGTCCAGGGTGACCATGCGCTGCTCGAAAGCAGTTAGGTGCCTTTTGCTTATGGTCTCCGGGAACGTCTTTTCGCGCAGCCGCCGGGCCTTGGCCGAGAACTGCGCCCGCGTCTGACCCTCCGCAGCCTTCAGCAGGTCGGCCTCGAACCCTGGGAGTTTCTCCGCAGGAACGTTCCGGCACTGCTCCAGGACCACCTGCGCATGCTGGTACGAGAACCGCCCCTCTTCCAGCCCGGTCAGGGTCGCCGTATGGGTGCCGCACAGCTGCCCGGCCTCACTCAACAGCCGCTGACCCGTCACCTGCGGAACATTCAGGATGGCGGCACATTCGGCAGCCGCGAGGCTGAAAGCGATCCCGGGTTTATCCCGCTCCGACGGATCGAAGAACTTGTGCCGAAAGACCTGCTCCATCCGGTTCAACAGGCGGGACCGCTGCGCCAGCCCCCAGGAAACCAGATGCTCCACCCGGACCAAAGCCTCACCAACCATGGGTTCGTCAAAGGCTTCAAGATTCTGCAGCGCCAGCGTCCCGGTGAAACCGTCCGGGTAAGCATCAGCAGGACTTTCGACAGGAGTGGCACCACCTCCGCCGTCGCCGACAGTTACTGCCAGCGCCGCGCGAAACACAGCCAGGGTGACGGGAGAGCAGGACGCCTCCGCGTCACCAGCCGGCCTTGTCGGCGGCTGGTCCATGCCTGGTTCTTCAGTTGTCGGTTCGGTGTTTCCGAGCTGATCCATACCTCAGGATTTCATCCGGCACTGACATTCCAGGGTCGAAAACAGGCCTGAAACAGCCCCTTCAGGAAACTGGATTACCCGTCTTTTCGCCTCGACTACCTACCCGAAATCCGGGTCCGCCGAGGAGGTGGCCAAGCACGATTGTCGAGTCCCCACGGCACCAATCGAACCTCCACACGACGCCGGCATCGTTCGCCCGTAACGTCCCCGCGGCACCCCACCCCACCTCAGCACCCACCGAAACCGAACCCGGGAATGAACCGGAGCAGGTAACGGTTAGGGGAGATGTATGCATATGCATATACTTTTAGGAACACTCGAACTTCCGGAGGCAACCATGCAGATCGGCGTCTTCAGCGTCAGCGACATCACCCGGGACCCCGTCACCGGGCGCATCCCGACCGAAGCGGAGCGGATCAAGGCCGCCGTGGCCATTGCCCGCAAGGTCGAAGAGATCGGCATGGATGTCTACGCCACCGGCGAGCACCACAATCCGCCGTTCTATGCCAGCTCCCCCACCACTCTGCTGGGCTACATTGCCGCACAGACCGAGCGGATCATCCTCTCCACCACCACCACGCTGATCACCACCAATGACCCGGTGAAGATCGCGGAAGACTTCTCCATGCTCCAGCACCTCGCCGACGGCCGGGTGGACCTGGTCCTTGGCCGCGGCAACACCGCGCCTGTCTATCCGTGGTTCGGCAAGGATCCCCAGGACTCGGTGGAACTGACCGTGGAGAACTACAACCTGCTGCGCCAGCTGTGGGATAACGACACCGTGAACTGGCAGGGCAAGTTCCGTACTCCGCTGCACA is a window of Arthrobacter sp. zg-Y1171 DNA encoding:
- a CDS encoding HNH endonuclease signature motif containing protein; the encoded protein is MDQLGNTEPTTEEPGMDQPPTRPAGDAEASCSPVTLAVFRAALAVTVGDGGGGATPVESPADAYPDGFTGTLALQNLEAFDEPMVGEALVRVEHLVSWGLAQRSRLLNRMEQVFRHKFFDPSERDKPGIAFSLAAAECAAILNVPQVTGQRLLSEAGQLCGTHTATLTGLEEGRFSYQHAQVVLEQCRNVPAEKLPGFEADLLKAAEGQTRAQFSAKARRLREKTFPETISKRHLTAFEQRMVTLDREEDGMSCLSAHLRAAEAQQIYTALSTAARGEQAGGDSRTTDQLRADILAQLLMGGSRRHLPGTPEEAATRDASGTRPGTGHTSNDTGTATRDEDGTGFGNGPEGAPDRTTGPDDGIVPRAEIMVLISAETLFGADDQPAELHGYGPISAEEARRLARNAVGWTGLAQNPHTGEILGVGQRRKVPAGLRRWLRARDGTCRFPGCRVSTSNSDIDHTIDWARGGPTDHGNLEHLCRRHHRFKTLGYWKACQPSHGVIEWTSPTGRVYRTEPFLELGSPHPATNRAAGPVLESDPVQESGTAPPF